The DNA window GCGATGGCGGCCGGTACGCCCAGGCTCATCGACCGGGACACCGCGCTGCACACGCGCTCCCAGGTGGGCGGTCACTTCGCGGGCTGGTTCCAGGCGCAGCCGCTGTGGGACCAGATCACCGCCTCCGACCCCGACCTCTTCGGCTGATGGGCCTCCTCGCCGGATGCGGCACCGCCGACATTACGGGGGAGGCCGCCGAATGCGGGATGCTCGGCTACGGCAAGGCCGGCCAGCGGACGTCCGGGATCCACACCAGGCTGCACGCGCGGGCGTTCGCCTTCGCGGACGGCGACCGGCGGCTGCTGCTCGTGGTGTGCGAACTGCCGCTGATGTCGGCGGGAGTCGTACAGGAAGTGCTCGCGCGGCTGCCCGACGGCTACACCGAGTCGCAGGTCATGATCACCGCTACGCACACCCACTGCGGGCCCGGCGGCTACTTCCACCACGCGCTCTACAACAGCAACACGGGTGGCTTCCGAGAGCGTACGTACGAAGCCATCGTCGACGGCGTCGTGGAAGCGGCCGAAGCGGCGCACGCCGACCTCGCTCCCGCTGTGCTCCGGCTGGCCCACGGGCAGCTCCTGAAGGCGAGCGTCAACCGGTCGAAGCGCGCCTTCGACCGCAACCCGGCAGGGGACCGGGCGCACTTCCCGGACGCGATAGATCCGCAGACCACACTGCTGCGCATCGAGCGAAACGGACGGCTCACGGGAACGGTCAATTGGTTCGCCACGCACAACACCAGCATGACCAACACGAACACGCTCATCAGCGCCGACAACAAGGGTTACGCCGCCTCCCACTGGGAGGCCGCGAACCCGGGCGTCACAGCGGCCTTCGCGCAGACGAACGCCGGCGACATGTCACCGAACCTCAACCTCGCGCCCGGCAGCGGCCCCACCGAGGACGAGTTCGAGAACACCCGCATCATCGGCACCCGCCAGTACGAGGCGGCAGCCGCCCTGCACGGCGACGAGATCCCCGGCGTCCTGGACGCCCGCCTCACGCACGTGAACCTGTCCCGCATGACCGTACGGCCCGAATTCACCGGCGACGGACGTACGCACCGCACCTCGGGCCCCGTGGCGGGCGCGGCGGCCTTCGCGGGCGCCTGGGCCGACGGGCCGGGCTTCCGGGGCTTCAGGCCGGGCCGCAACCCGCTCTGGGACACCCTGTCGAACCGGCTCGTCTACCCGCTCGCACCCCGTCTGCGTGACGCCCAGGCACCCAAGGGCCTCTGTCTGCCCGCGGGGCCGGTCAACCGCGTACGCCCGATGGTCCAGGAACGGCTTCCCGTCCAGCTGCTGCGCATCGGCCCGCTGTACCTGATCGGCCTTCCCGCCGAGATCACGATCGTGGCGGGGCTGCGGCTGCGGCGTACCGTCGCCGCGATCACCGGAGCCGATCCCAGGAACGTACTCGTCGCGGGCTACAGCAACGCGTACGCGCACTACGTGACGACGCCCGAGGAGTACGACGCCCAGGAGTACGAGGGCGGCAGCACGCTCTTCGGCCGCTGGGAACTGCCTGCCCTCTGCCAGACGGCGGCCGGCCTCGCGCGAGCCATGCGTGACGGGACGCCCGTCGCCACAGGCACGCGGGAACGCATACGGCCGCCGCGCCGGAGGTACCGGCGGCGCGGGAGCGACGCGCCGCACCCCGGACGCGACTTCGGTGACGTCCTGTCGCTCGCCCGTACGGACAACCGGATCACGGCCCGCTTCGTCGGCGCGCATCCCGGCAACGACCTGCGCAGGGGCGGTACCTACCTGGCCGTGGAACGGAGGGAAGGCGCCGAATGGACGAGGATCGCCGACGACACCCACTGGTCGACGACGTTCCACTGGGCGGCGGAAGCGGAGGCCGCCCGCGCGTCCACCGTGACGGTCTCCTGGCACGTTCCCGACGACACGCCGTCAGGTCTCTACCGGATCCGCTACTTCGGTGACACGGCCACCGGACCGTTCACGGGAACGACCGAGCCCTTCGAGTGGAACCGGACCGCACGCGGCGATCGTTTATAACAACGGGAGCGATCAGCGGTACCGAAACGAGGGGAGTGCGCCGGTGACCAACGGTGCGGTACGGATCGACGGGGACAGCCTGCTGCTGCCGGGCGGTGTGCGGGTGCGTTTCGTACGTACGCTGCGCCTGCCCGAGAAGGGGACGCACGCCCTTCCGCCGGGCCTGGGCAACTTCCCGCTGCGCAGGGTGGAGGACTACGCGGCCACGGTGCCCCAGGAGTGGCTCGACAAGGGCGGCGTGATGCTGCCCGTGTACCTGCGCGAAGCGATGTGGCTGAGCTTCGCCGGGACCGTGGAACCGGGCGCACTCCAGGTGGGCGTGGGGAAGGTGTGCGCGGTGTCGGGGAAGCCGTGGAACAGCCGGCTGTCCCGCGGCCCGCAGAACTACCTCGTCCTGCCGCGCCAGCCGTGGCTCGACGGCATCAACTCCGGTACGGGTACGGTGCGCCAGTTCGTCGCCGTGCCGCTGGGGGCGGGTGCGACCGTGGAGGGCCAGGTCACCGGCGAGGAGAAGTGGGGCGGACTGCAACTCCAGTCCTGGACGCTCGCCGACGGCCCGCTGGCGGCCTGGCGCGAGGAGCAGCGGCGGGCGGCCGAGCGAAGGGCCGCGATGCCGCCACCGGCGGCGCCCGCGGCGGCGTACGGCGCACCCGCCCCGGGGGCGCCGGCTGCCCCGGCCATGATGTCCGCCCCCGGAGCAGGCCGGGGGAGCGCGCCCGCACCACGGGCCGCGGCGGCGATGGGACTGGGTGTCGGCGGCTCCATGCGCCAGGAGGTCTACAGGGACGACCGTCCCGCATCCGACTGGGCCTCCGAACCGTCGGGCCGGGTCTTCGTCCACCTGGTGACCCCACCCGAGTGGCGGCGCATCACCGGGGAGGAGCCTCCGCCGTCCCCCGTGGACCGGGCCGCGTACACCCGGGCGGGCCTGCCCTGGTTCGACTACTACGACGCCGACGCCGAGGACCTGGCGCCCAAGGAAACCCTGAGCGGTGTGAAGCCGGTCGGTGAATGGCTGGGCGACGACCACACGCCGTGGCAGCAGCCGTCGCCCCACCAGGTGAAGCCGCTCGGCGACGCGCCGGGGAAGCCGGTGGCGGACGGCGACTGGTAGGACGCACGGCTTCCCGGCTCCCGGCAGAACACCTGCCGGGAGCCGGACACCCGCCGGGAGCCGGGAAACGGACGGTACGGATGACGGCCGGGGAGATCATGGAGGCTGTTCCCGAGGCGTCCACCGGCACCATCACGGTGGGCGCGCACGCCTGAGGAGAAGAACCGTGCCCGACATCCGCATGCACACCCCCTACGACCCGGCGGCCCTGGTCGAGGTCGACACCGGACCGGCGGGGAACGCGAAGGCCGGGCAGGTCCACATCGGCGCGCGGGGTACCGGGTACGTCGCCCTGGTCGCCACGCCCGCGCAGGCGCGGGAGCTGGCGGCGGCGCTGGTACGGGCGGCCGACGCGGTCGAGGCGCAGGTCAAGGACACGTACCCGACCGTCAGGGCGGCTGAACTGCGCCGCGGGGACGTGCGGACCGGCGAGCGGACGATCACCGTGGAGCGGGTGCGGGCCGACGGCGCCACCGTCCACGTCACCTGGACGTCGGATGCCGGGCGCCAGTGGAACCAGACCTACGCGGCGGACGCGGAGATCGCCCTGCGGCGACGCGCGTAATCCACCGCCGGAAAATCCTTGTGGTGCAGGGGAGTTGACCTGCCATGGGCGCCTGCCTATGTTCTCGTTCGGGATTGTGGTCAATGTCCGATATTTCGAACGAATGCCAGGAGCCCATATGCGCAGTCAGAGAAAGCCCAAGGCGAAGCCCGGACGGAAGTCCGCGGGTCGCCTCGCCGTCGCCTCGGCCGCCCTCGCCGCCCTGACAGCGGCACTCGTCGTGGCGCCCACCGAGAGCCCGGCGCAGGCGCAGGCGCAGGCCGTCGACTACTCGATCGGCGTCGACCCGGCCGGCGCGGGGCCCGCGATAGACGACTCGATGTACGGCGTGTTCTACGAGGACATCAATCACGCGGCCGACGGCGGGCTGTACGCCGAGCTCGTGCAGAATCGTTCCTTCGAGTACGACCCCGCCGACAACCGGGCGTACACCCCGCTGACCGCCTGGAAGGAGACGGCGAGCGGCGGAGCGACCGGCACGGCGCGCGTCGTGGATGACAGCGGGCGGCTGAACGAGCGCAACCGCCGCTATCTGCGGGTGGACCTCGACGGCGGCGCCGACGGCGACAGCGGCCGCTTCGGCGTCGCGAACTCCGGCTACAACGCCGGAATCGCGGTCCGCGCGGGAGAGAAGTACGACTTCTCGGTCTGGGCGCGCACCGACCGGCCGGGAGGCACACCGCTCGGCATCGAACTGCGCGACGGAACCACCGCGCTGGCCAAACCCCTGCGCGTCACCGCGCGCGGCGACCGCTGGACGAAGTACACGGGAACGCTCACTGCCGGCACCACCAGCGGCGCCGGCCGCCTCGCCGTCACCGCCGGCGGCAGCGGCACCGTACGGCTCGACATGGTCTCGCTCTCCCCCCGCGACACCTACAAGGGCCGGCCGAACGGCCTGCGCAAGGACCTGGCCGAGAAGATCGCCGCCCTCGAGCCCGGCTTTCTGCGCTTCCCCGGCGGATGCCTGGTCAACACCGGCAGCCACGAGGCGTACGAGGCACCGGACTTCGAGCGCAAGCGCTCGTACCAGTGGAAGGACACCGTCGGCCCGGTCGAGCAGCGCCCGGTGAACGCCAACTTCTGGGGCTACAACCAGACGTACGGACTCGGCTACTACGAGTACTTCCAGTACGCCGAGGACATCGGCGCCATGGCCCTGCCCGTCGTCCCCGCCCTCGTCACCGGCTGCGGCCAGAACAAGGCGACCGACGACCCGGAGCTGCTGCGCCGCCACATCCAGGACACGCTCGACCTCATCGAGTTCGCCAACGGCCCCGTAACGTCCCCCTGGGGCAGGACGCGGGCGCGGATGGGCCACCCCAGGCCCTTCGGACTCACCCACCTCGAAGTCGGCAACGAGGAGAACCTCCCGGACCAGTTCTTCGAGCGCTTCACCGAGTTCCGCAAGGCCATCGAGGCCAGATACCCGGACATCACCGTCATCAGCAACTCCGGCCCCGACGACAGCGGAACGACCTTCGACCGCGCCTGGCAGCTGAACCGCGACGCCAAGGTGGCCATGGTCGACGAGCACTACTACAACAGCCCCCAGTGGTTCCTGGAGAACAACGAGCGTTACGACGCCTACGACCGCCAGGGCCCCAAGGTCTTCCTCGGCGAGTACGCGTCCCTCGACAACCGCTTCTCCAACGCCCTCGCGGAAGCCGCCTACATGACCGGGCTCGAACGCAACGCGGACGTCGTCAAGCTCGCCTCGTACGCCCCGCTCCTCGCCGACACCAACGACGCGCAGTGGCGGCCCAACATGATCTGGTTCGACAACACCACCTCGTGGGGCAGCGCCAGCTACGAGACGCAGAAGCTCTTCATGACCAACGTGGGGGACGAGGTCGTACCGAGCCGGGCGTCGGGGACCCCCGCCGTCAGCGGGCCGATCACCGGCGCCGTCGGCCTCTCCACCTGGGCGACCGCGGCGGCGTACGACGACGTGAGCGTCACCTCGGCGGACGGCGCGAAGCTCTTCGCCGACGACTTCTCCGGTGACGACAGCCGCTGGACCAGGGCGGCGGGCACCGGCTCCTGGTCCGTCAGGGACGGCGCGTACGCACAGTCCGACGCGGCGGCCGAGAACACGCTCGTCACGGCCGGTGACGCGGCCTGGCACGACTACGACCTGAAGCTCAGGGCCACCAAGCAGTCCGGCAAGGAGGGTTTCCTGATCGCCTTCGGCGTCAAGGACACCGGCAACTACTACTGGTGGAACCTCGGCGGCTGGAACAACACCCGTTCCGTCGTCGAGAAGGCCGTAGGCGGCGCCAAGCAGACCCTGATGGAGCGCGGTACGACGATCGAGACCGGCCGTACGTACGACGTCGAGGTCCGGGTACGCGGCCGGCAGGTCACACTCTTCCTCGACGGTCAGGAGTGGGGCAGCTTCACCGACGACAAGACCGCCGAGCCCTTCCGCCAGGTGGTCACCCGCGACAAGGCGAAGGGTGAACTCGTCGTCAAGGTCGTCAACGCCCAGGACGCCCCGGCCCGGACGCGGATCGACCTCGGACAGCACACCCGCATCGCGTCCTCCAAGGCGTGGCTGACGACGCTCCAGGGCGCGCCCGACGCCGTCAACACACCCACGGAGCAGCCGATCAGGCCCCGCGCTTCCACCTTCGAGGGGGTGGACAACACCTTCACGTACACCTTCCCCGCCCACTCCGTCACTTTCATGCGCGTCAAGACGCACTGACAACGGGACCCAGCACGGACGAAGCCCCCTGCCGCTCGGCCGGCAGGGGGCTTCGGTCACGTGTCGCGTCAGCGAGCGGAGAACGTGTGCACCGTGGTGGAGCGGTACGTCGTTCCCGGGCGCAGCACCGTCGAGGGGAACGACGGCTGGTTGGGCGAGTCCGGGAAGTGCTGCGACTCCAGGCACAGCCCGTCGCCCTGGCGGTACAGCCGTCCCGACGTTCCCGCGAGCGTGCCGTCGAGGAAGTTGCCGCTGTAGAACTGCATGCCCGGTTCGGTCGTGTACATCTTCATCACCCGTCCCGACGCGGGATCGGCGAGCGTCAGAGCGTACCCGGGAACGGTCGTAAGACCCTTGTCCAGCACCCAGTTGTGGTCGAGCCCCTTCCCGTACAGCACCTGCTGGTGCGGCGTCCGGGCCTGCCCGCCGATCGTCTTCGCCCGCCGGAAGTCGAAGGGCGTTCCCGTGACGCGCGCCAGCTCGCCGGTGGGTATGAGCGTGGCGTCGACCGGGGTGTAGCGGGCGGCGGCCATCTCCAGCGTGTGCCCGTCGACGGAGCCGCTGCCCTCGCCCGCGAGGTTGAAGTAGGTGTGACTGGTGAGGTTGGCGACCGTGCCGCGGTCCGTGGTGGCCTCGTAGTCGATCCGCCAGTCGCCGCGCGCCGTGAGCGTGTACGTGACCTTCACCTTGAGCGTTCCCGGGTAGCCCATCTCGCCGTCCGGACTGATCCGCCTGAGCACCAGCCCCCGGTCCGATCCCCGGCTGAAGGGCTCCACGTCCCACACCTGCTTGTCGAAGCCCTTGTCGCCGCCGTGCAGGCTGTTCGGGCCGTCGTTCACGGGAAGCTCGTACGTGCGCCCGTCGAGCGTGAAGCGGCCCTTGGCGATGCGGTTTCCGTAGCGCCCGATCAGCGCGCCGAAGTACGGCGACCCCGCGACGTAGTCGTCGAGGTTGTCGAAGCCCAGTGAGACGTTCGCCGCCCTGCCGCTGCGGTCCGGGATCTCCAGGGACTGGACGATTCCGCCGTACGAGAGGACCTTCATCCGGGTGCCGCCGTTGGCGACGGTCCAGCGGTACACCTTCGTGCCGTCGGCCAGCCGGCCGAACAGCTCCCGCGAAGGCGACTTGCCCGTGGCGGCGTACGCCGTGCCCGTCCCGGCGAGGCCCGCGGTGGCCGCCACGCCCGCCGCTGCCGCGCCCGCCAGTACCGTGCGTCTGCTCGTGTTCATGTGTCTGTCCTTTTCGGAGAGTTACGAACCGACCTTGCGCTTGTTCCACACGTCGAACCCGACCGCCGCCAGCAGCACCAGACCCTTGATGACCTGCTGGTAGTCCGTGCCGATGCCGACGAGCGACATGCCGTTGTTGAGTACGCCCAGCACCAGGCCGCCGATGATGGCGCCGAAGACCGTGCCGACGCCGCCGCTCATCGACGCGCCGCCGATGAACGCCGCCGCGATCGCCTCCAGTTCGAAGTTCACACCGGCCTGCGGCACACCCGCGTTCAGCCGGGCCGCGTACACGACCCCGGCCAGGGCGGCGAGCACGCCCATGTTCACGAACACCAGGAAGGTGACGCGCTTGTCCTTGACCCCCGACAGCTTCGCCGCCGCCTGGTTCCCGCCGAGCGCGTACACGTGGCGCCCGACGACCGCGTTGCGCATCACGAAGCCGAAGCCGATGAGCAGCGCCGCGAGCAGCAGGAGCACCACGGGTACGCCCCGGTAGCTGGCCAGCGTCAGTGTGAAGGCGAGAACGGCCGCCGCCATCGCCACGCACTTGGTGAGGAAGAGCGACCTCGGCAGCACGTCGAGCTCGTAACTCAGCTGCCTGCGCCGGTCGCGCACCTCCTGCGCCAGCGCGAAGACCAGCAGGCCCAGCCCCAGCAGCAGAGTGAGGTTGTGGTAGTTGGTGTCCGGGCCGAGGGACGGGAGGTACCCCGTGGAGATCTTCTGGAAGCCCTCGGGGAACGGGCCGATGGAGCGCGAGCCGAGGAAGATCTGCGTACCGCCCCGGAAGAGCAGCATGCCCGCCAGCGTGACGATGAACGACGGGATGCCGACGTACGCGATCCAGAAACCCTGCCAGGCGCCGGCGGCCGCCCCGATGACCAGCGCGATGACGGTGGCGAGCACCCACGGCACGTCGTGCTCGACCATCATCACCGCGCACGCGGCGGAGACGAACGCCGCCAGCGAACCGACCGACAGGTCGATGTGGCCCGAGATGATGACGATCATCATGCCGATGCCGAGGACCAGGATGTAGCTGTTCTGGAGGACCAGGTTGGTGACGTTGTTCGGCTGGAGGAGTACGCCGTCGGTCCAGATCGCGAAGAGCACGACGATCAGTGTGAGCGCGATGAGCATGCCGTACTGGCGCATGTTG is part of the Streptomyces agglomeratus genome and encodes:
- a CDS encoding neutral/alkaline non-lysosomal ceramidase N-terminal domain-containing protein, with translation MGLLAGCGTADITGEAAECGMLGYGKAGQRTSGIHTRLHARAFAFADGDRRLLLVVCELPLMSAGVVQEVLARLPDGYTESQVMITATHTHCGPGGYFHHALYNSNTGGFRERTYEAIVDGVVEAAEAAHADLAPAVLRLAHGQLLKASVNRSKRAFDRNPAGDRAHFPDAIDPQTTLLRIERNGRLTGTVNWFATHNTSMTNTNTLISADNKGYAASHWEAANPGVTAAFAQTNAGDMSPNLNLAPGSGPTEDEFENTRIIGTRQYEAAAALHGDEIPGVLDARLTHVNLSRMTVRPEFTGDGRTHRTSGPVAGAAAFAGAWADGPGFRGFRPGRNPLWDTLSNRLVYPLAPRLRDAQAPKGLCLPAGPVNRVRPMVQERLPVQLLRIGPLYLIGLPAEITIVAGLRLRRTVAAITGADPRNVLVAGYSNAYAHYVTTPEEYDAQEYEGGSTLFGRWELPALCQTAAGLARAMRDGTPVATGTRERIRPPRRRYRRRGSDAPHPGRDFGDVLSLARTDNRITARFVGAHPGNDLRRGGTYLAVERREGAEWTRIADDTHWSTTFHWAAEAEAARASTVTVSWHVPDDTPSGLYRIRYFGDTATGPFTGTTEPFEWNRTARGDRL
- a CDS encoding alpha-L-arabinofuranosidase C-terminal domain-containing protein; its protein translation is MRSQRKPKAKPGRKSAGRLAVASAALAALTAALVVAPTESPAQAQAQAVDYSIGVDPAGAGPAIDDSMYGVFYEDINHAADGGLYAELVQNRSFEYDPADNRAYTPLTAWKETASGGATGTARVVDDSGRLNERNRRYLRVDLDGGADGDSGRFGVANSGYNAGIAVRAGEKYDFSVWARTDRPGGTPLGIELRDGTTALAKPLRVTARGDRWTKYTGTLTAGTTSGAGRLAVTAGGSGTVRLDMVSLSPRDTYKGRPNGLRKDLAEKIAALEPGFLRFPGGCLVNTGSHEAYEAPDFERKRSYQWKDTVGPVEQRPVNANFWGYNQTYGLGYYEYFQYAEDIGAMALPVVPALVTGCGQNKATDDPELLRRHIQDTLDLIEFANGPVTSPWGRTRARMGHPRPFGLTHLEVGNEENLPDQFFERFTEFRKAIEARYPDITVISNSGPDDSGTTFDRAWQLNRDAKVAMVDEHYYNSPQWFLENNERYDAYDRQGPKVFLGEYASLDNRFSNALAEAAYMTGLERNADVVKLASYAPLLADTNDAQWRPNMIWFDNTTSWGSASYETQKLFMTNVGDEVVPSRASGTPAVSGPITGAVGLSTWATAAAYDDVSVTSADGAKLFADDFSGDDSRWTRAAGTGSWSVRDGAYAQSDAAAENTLVTAGDAAWHDYDLKLRATKQSGKEGFLIAFGVKDTGNYYWWNLGGWNNTRSVVEKAVGGAKQTLMERGTTIETGRTYDVEVRVRGRQVTLFLDGQEWGSFTDDKTAEPFRQVVTRDKAKGELVVKVVNAQDAPARTRIDLGQHTRIASSKAWLTTLQGAPDAVNTPTEQPIRPRASTFEGVDNTFTYTFPAHSVTFMRVKTH
- a CDS encoding aldose epimerase family protein; amino-acid sequence: MNTSRRTVLAGAAAAGVAATAGLAGTGTAYAATGKSPSRELFGRLADGTKVYRWTVANGGTRMKVLSYGGIVQSLEIPDRSGRAANVSLGFDNLDDYVAGSPYFGALIGRYGNRIAKGRFTLDGRTYELPVNDGPNSLHGGDKGFDKQVWDVEPFSRGSDRGLVLRRISPDGEMGYPGTLKVKVTYTLTARGDWRIDYEATTDRGTVANLTSHTYFNLAGEGSGSVDGHTLEMAAARYTPVDATLIPTGELARVTGTPFDFRRAKTIGGQARTPHQQVLYGKGLDHNWVLDKGLTTVPGYALTLADPASGRVMKMYTTEPGMQFYSGNFLDGTLAGTSGRLYRQGDGLCLESQHFPDSPNQPSFPSTVLRPGTTYRSTTVHTFSAR
- the mmsB gene encoding multiple monosaccharide ABC transporter permease; this encodes MGSPVTTEKPGRQAAPPGPRGSAVSTLLLETMRRNMRQYGMLIALTLIVVLFAIWTDGVLLQPNNVTNLVLQNSYILVLGIGMMIVIISGHIDLSVGSLAAFVSAACAVMMVEHDVPWVLATVIALVIGAAAGAWQGFWIAYVGIPSFIVTLAGMLLFRGGTQIFLGSRSIGPFPEGFQKISTGYLPSLGPDTNYHNLTLLLGLGLLVFALAQEVRDRRRQLSYELDVLPRSLFLTKCVAMAAAVLAFTLTLASYRGVPVVLLLLAALLIGFGFVMRNAVVGRHVYALGGNQAAAKLSGVKDKRVTFLVFVNMGVLAALAGVVYAARLNAGVPQAGVNFELEAIAAAFIGGASMSGGVGTVFGAIIGGLVLGVLNNGMSLVGIGTDYQQVIKGLVLLAAVGFDVWNKRKVGS